DNA sequence from the Candidatus Paceibacterota bacterium genome:
GAGCTTCCTCTGAGGTGAACACCCCGGCTTGTTTTACACCATTGTGTATGACAACGGTTTTTCTCTTTGTGAGTGGTCCGCGTCCTATCTGGTCTTTGATTTGGTGTGATACGGCAATTGTCTGATGCGAGAGTAAGACGGTGAGCCATGAGAAAAACCAAAGCAGCACCTTTTGCCAGATAGGGCGCTCTTCGTTAAACGCCCAACCGTGTGCAGTGAATATGATACGGGGGACCTTTGTGATGCGCCCCATGAGCGCGCCGATACCACTGATCTTTGAGCTGTTGAGGTGGATAATATTCGGACGTGTCTCCTTGAGGAGCGAGTACACATTCTTAAATACAGCAAAGTCTTTAAATAAAGAGATGTCTCGATCAAGACCATTTATCGAGACGGTTTGTATATCGACTTCTCTAAGCTTATCTTGAAGTACGCCCTGCCCACCAAACGCAACAGTTACCGCGTACTCTTCTTTTGGCAGTGAGGACGCAAGATCAAATACATAGCGTTGCGCTCCGCCGAAATTTGATTTGGTTATAAGGAAGAGGATATTCTTTTTCTTCATGTATATGCTAATAGTACACGATACTTCACAAGATCAGTAACACGTGAGTAACTTGTCATCTTATATTTTTGTTGTATTGTGAGAGTCATAGACACATGACTATCGCAAACAAAAAAGAGCCTTTTGCCTTGCTTTTTGGTGATATTGCCGCATTCTTGCTCGCACTATGGGTAACGCTGTTTGTGCGTTACGCAGAGGTGCCAAGCGACACCCTCTTTTATAACCATCTTGAACCGTTCTCGGTTCTCTTTCTGGTGTGGGTAGCAGTATTCTTTATCTCGGGTCTTTATGATAAACACACGACACTTCTCCGCAGTAAGCTTCCCAAGGTCGTTCTTAATGCCCAAACGGTGAATATTATTCTTGCTGCACTTTTTTTCTTTCTTGCGCCATTTGTAAACATTGCTCCAAAGACGAACCTGGTACTCTACTCGGTGATATCATCTTTATTTATACTTGTGTGGCGGATGTTCATAGCAACCCGTATTGGTGTGCGTAAAAAACAGCGCGCGCTGATTATCGGGCATAGCGATGAGGTATCGGAGCTTGTTGGGGAGGTGAACACAAACCCGCGGTATCTCCTCGAATTTGTACATATCATTGATGTTGATAGCACAGATGATACCCAAGCAATGCACGACAAAATACTTTGCGCGATCAAGGAAGGTGTCGCTGTCATCGTCATTGATATTAAGAGTCGCAAAACCGCCGGGCTTCTCCCGGGTATGTTTGCTGATACTGAGGATGTAACTCTCCTTGATATACATGCGGTCTACGAAGATGTATTTGATCGAGTCCCAATTGGCGCACTTAACGAGAGTTGGATATTTGAGAACATCTCAACAAGTCCCCGAGTTTTCTACAACATACTTAAACGTGCCATGGATATTAGTGGAGCAATCCTCATCGGAGGTGTATCGCTTTTGATATACCCATTCGTCATCATGGCTATCAAGATAGAAGATGGTGGAGACATTTTTATCACACAGAGACGTGTTGGAGAGAATAACGAAGTCTTTTCCGCGTACAAATTTAGGAGCATGGAACGCAACGAAGATGGTGTATGGATAGGCGAGACGAGCAACGTGGTTACAAAGGT
Encoded proteins:
- a CDS encoding sugar transferase; translated protein: MTIANKKEPFALLFGDIAAFLLALWVTLFVRYAEVPSDTLFYNHLEPFSVLFLVWVAVFFISGLYDKHTTLLRSKLPKVVLNAQTVNIILAALFFFLAPFVNIAPKTNLVLYSVISSLFILVWRMFIATRIGVRKKQRALIIGHSDEVSELVGEVNTNPRYLLEFVHIIDVDSTDDTQAMHDKILCAIKEGVAVIVIDIKSRKTAGLLPGMFADTEDVTLLDIHAVYEDVFDRVPIGALNESWIFENISTSPRVFYNILKRAMDISGAILIGGVSLLIYPFVIMAIKIEDGGDIFITQRRVGENNEVFSAYKFRSMERNEDGVWIGETSNVVTKVGALIRKTRIDELPQLWNILRGDMSFIGPRPDVQGLNERLSREIPFYNTRSVIKPGLSGWAQIKQDYEKGNQISPQSVVDTQARLMYDVYYVKNRSLLLDVVIALKTIKTVLSKFGS